GGCATCTTCAAAAAAGAAATCAATATCCTTTAGATAAGCCGTAACATCTTTATTGATCAATACTTTACGATTCTCGGATAAATCATCCTCAATTTGTACTTTACTATCTCTGAAAATCTTTAAATAACTCTCTCTGATAATAACATCTTTATCACGATGACTTGCATCCTTACTACCCAATGTGTTTAGTAAATATTCCAAAAACCGTACTTGATCTTCTGCTTTAGATTGATAGGATTCAATTTCTTGCTTTTCAAATCCCTTAATCTCCTGAGCGGAAAGTTTATAAATTTGAAGAAAAATCAAACCTACTAGTAAAAAAAAGACACTATTTAGCCTCATATATAAATGCTTTCAGTTTTGTAACATCTTCCTTTTGGACTGGTGTCAAGTCCGAAATTAACCATCCGCTATTATAGCCTTTACGATTATAATCTGCGATTTGAAAATACCAGCCTTCACATTGAAAAAAATGAAATCTACTTGTGGTAACTGTTTTGAATTGAATGCTTTTGGAAGCCATTTCATATAAAAAAATAGACAATGGATCCACTTTGAATTCATCTGAAGTGAAATCCACAGCATTTTTTTGTTTTAAAGATTTATGCAAGTTCATAAAATCTAATTCATGACTCATGGGGTGTAAAAACGCTTTTTCTTCGCTTTTGCTCTTATTAAAAAATTGCTGATAGTGAGCTGAAGACACTTGTTCCAAAACCCATTCGTAACCTTCCCTTTCTTCTTGAATTTTAAAGAAAAGCAAAATATTCTCCTCTTTTCCGTTTCTGGTAAACACTGCATTCACTTCAGCAAACCATCCATCCTGTCGAAAATTCAAAAATTGAGGATTTGTCTTGTCCGTCACATCGCTTATGAATTTCCTTTTCTGTTCATTTGAGAGATTTCGATTTTGGCGATCAAAAAGCAAACTGATATAGTCCTCTCGTAAAGTGGAGGATCGAAATGATTTATCAGATTCATAAAACCGTTTTCCCTTCTGATCTTCTTCCCCATTAAATCGTCTGAAAAACTGATTCACCTGCTTGGTGGAAGCATACAATTCACTCTCATCGCGAGAACTTCCATCTTCCTGCACAATTTGCGCAGGAAGGTAGAGAGTTACACATAAAAATATGTTAAGAAAAAGGATTCGTATCATGAAGAAGTTTCTGTCACTCGAATATCACCCAGCATCACATCCCAAAACTCTATGGTTCTACCAGAAATTTGAGTCTTCTTTTTCTCTACGTAAATGGTAATGTCTTTTTTAGTGGTGTCTTTGTAATTCAATCCGTCATCAGAAGTACCTTCGAAACGCTGATAGACTGTTACAACTCCCACATATTTACCATCTGGTTGTTTTTCCAAGTCACTAATATAATGAATATCATACCAGCTAATTTTAACCTTATCGTAGTTCAAAGCCATCAACCGCTCAAAGTACTTCCTTACTTTGTAATACTCTACTTCCTCGGTAGTCAGTGAAGAAACACCCATTTCGCTTTCAGGAGCAAATAGTTCTTCTGCTCTGTCCATTACCCTATTAGCTTCAGAATAGGCCGTTTTTTTATCACCGATGATGCTTATATATTTACTTAAATCTCTAACTTTCTCTAAAGCTAAAGAATCAATGGCTTGTTTTCTTTGAGGAGATACATCATCAGTTTGTGCAGTAGCACCAAAAGAAAAACTTACTACAAGCGCTGTAATTGCTATATATTTTAATTTTAATCTTTTCATTATTTTAATTTTAGGTAGTTTGAAATATAATCTAATAATCTATACAATGAGGACTTAAAGTAAAGTACTGTCAATTAAATAGTTATAAGATTTACAAATGCAATTGTCAAATAATCACTTATCAATTATTTACGAATCAATTCAAGTTCCATGATTCTACCTTTATCGTTAGTTTTCACCTTGTAGATTTCATTCAGGTTCTTACCCTGATCTTTTAAATAGTTCATGTAATCCAAAATATTTGTTGGCTGGTCGTAATCCTTCAAACCATCAGCGGATTCATTAATTATAATGAGCACAGGCACATCAGGAGATGCGAACATAGATTTTGCTTCATTAATATTCCTATTGGCTTGGGCCGTATTATCTGAAGAATTGGCAATCGCATTGAAGTATTCACTTAATTTCCTAGATAATTCCTCCTCAGAAATCTTCTTATCTTTGGCATTTTCTGAAGTGCCCGCTTCCCCTAAATTCACTGAGACATTGTCAGGCTTTTCCTGTTGCTCTTCGGTAGTGGCCGTATCTTTAGATGCGTCCGCTACTTTCTTACTACTCTTACAAGCAAATAAGCCTGCACTCAAAATCAAACATAAGGCACTGAGCCTAAAAATAGATTTCAATTTATTCATTTCATACAATTGTTTAGTACAGCCCTAGTAACGTATAATTAGCAAAAAGTTATATTAATCGATAAAAATAATTGCTTTATCGACAAGATCAGATGATTGGTAAAATTATATGTTACCAGCCAAAAACATATACTTACCAAAAAAACAATTGCATGACCCTATGTGAATTTTTTTTGGTTATAATCGAGTACAAAAAATACTTCACTTTTTACATAGCAATCTTCAAGCAGATAGAATTACTTAACTAATCAATGTTTCAATAGCGGAAAAGAAAACTCCTTAGTAAAAATAAAATAATTCAAGAAAAAATATCACAGCAATTTACTACCTTTCACCGCACTTAATAACGCTGATATCCCATGGCATTAAATTCTATTATCCTACTAGTTGCCATTTTGGTCGGCATATGGTTATTCTTATTCATATTTCCTGTTAATATCTGGATTACTGCCATTTTCTCAGGGGTTAAGATCAATTTACTGGAATTGGTATTCATGAGATTTAGGAAGGTACCACCAGTCCTTATTGCTAATTCGATGATAAACGCGACAAAAGCAGGAATTTTGGATGTTACCACTGAAGAAATGGAAACCCACTATCTCGCCAATGGAAATCTACCCAATGTGATTAAAGCTTTGATCGTAGCAGACAAAGCAAATTTAAGACTGACTTTCAAACAGGCAACAGCAATAGATTTGGCAGGCAGAGATGTTTTACAAGCAGTTCAGGTATCAGTGACTCCCTATGTAATCATTGTACCTGCCATTACTGGGGTATCGCTAGATGGAATCCAATTGGTAGCTGTGGCAAGGGTAACCGTTAGGACTAATCTGGAGAGACTTGTTGGTGGTGCAGGAGAAGAAACCATAAAAGCAAGAGTTGGACAAGGTGTTATTTCATGCATTGGAACTGCGAAAACTTACTATGAAGTATTAGAAAACCCTGAAAACATTTCCAAAAAAGTATTGGCCGATGGATTAGACTCGGGTACAGCATTTGAAATCTTATCTATTGATATAGCCGATATCGACATCGGAAAAAATATTGGAGCTTTCTTGCAGATCGACCAAGCAGCTGCTGATCTCAATATCGCTAAAGCTAAAGCCGAAAAACGAAGGGCGATGGCAGTCGCGCTGGAGCAGGAAATGCTGGCTCGTGTCCAAAAAGCAAAAGCTTCAGTAATCAAAGCTGAGGCTGAAATACCTGTTGCTTTATCTGGAGCTTTTAGGACAGGTCGTTTTTATTGAAAAGAAAGTTTTGAATTTGTCAATTTGGTATCAAGAAAGACCTTATGGATCAAAAAGTGAACTTATCGATTGACCATTTGAATAATTCCGTCAATATGTTTTAAGATATTTTTTTACCTTTCAGAAAATAAAAAAATACTATGAAGCATTATTTCTATATTTTCATTTTACTTTTTGCGGTTTCATGTAACGCCTTGAAAAACAATCAAACTACTGAGCCTGAATTATCTAAATACGATAAATTAATAAAGGGGAAAGAGAAATTCAGTGGATTTATAAATTACTACTGGGATCCAGAAAAGGGTAAAATATACCTTGAGATTGATAAATTAAATGAAGAACTCATATATGTAACCTACTTGTCTGCGGGTTTAGGATCCAATGATATTGGCTTAGACAGAGGACAAATTGGTAATTCCAAAATCATTAAATTTGAGAAGATCGGAAATAAAATCATGGTTTTTGAACCAAATTATAAATTCCGAGCCAACACTGATAATGCAGCAGAGAAAAAAGCCGTTAAAGATGCATTTTCCCATTCCATCATTCACGGATTTGAAATTGAAGCCTCTAATGATTGGTCACATTTAGTCGATGCCACTGATTTTTTTATCCGAGATGCACATGGTGTAAGTAAAAGATTAAAGCAATCAAATGAGGGGGCTTTTAGTTTAGATAAGAGTCGTTCAGTATTCAATATAGAGGGTTCAGGTAATTTTCCTGAAAATACGGAACTTGATTTTTGGATTTCATTTAATGGGGAAGCAAAAGGCAGGGAAATTTATTCTGTAACTCCTGATGCTGATAATATTACCGTTCGACAGCACCACTCATTTGTGCAATTGCCTGATGATGGATACCAGCCAAGAAAATTTGACCCAAGAGCAGGATATTTCGGCACAACCTATAAGGATTATGCCGTTCCGATCAACGAAGACATCAATCAAAGACTGATCAACCGACATAGATTACAAAAGAAAGAGCCAGCAGCAGCAAAAAGCGAGGCTGTTGAACCAATCATCTATTATTTGGATCCTGGGACACCAGAACCAGTTCGTTCAGCATTGTTGGATGGAGCCAGATGGTGGAATCAAGCATTTGAAGCTGCGGGCTACAAAAATGCTTTCCAAGTTGAAATGCTACCAGAAGGTGTAGATCCTTTGGATATCCGATATAATGTAATTCAATGGGTACACCGGTCATCACGCGGTTGGAGCTATGGCGCTAGTGTGACTGACCCTAGAACCGGAGAAATTATCAAAGGACATGTAAGCTTAGGTTCATTAAGAGTTAGACAGGACTTCCTAATTGCAGAGGGATTATTAGCGCCTTACGATAAAACCGGTAAAAACGATGCCATGGAAGCAATGGCATTGGCTAGAATCAGGCAATTATCAGCTCATGAAATTGGTCATACTATCGGTTTAGCTCACTCTTATTCTTCAAGCACTGAAAATGATGCTTCTGTGATGGATTATCCTCACCCAAATGTAGAATTAGACGAAAAAGGAAATATCACCCTTGATAATGCCTATGCTGAAAATATTGGTCTGTGGGATAAATACGCCATTCGTTATGGTTATGAAGAAATACCTTCTGGTAAAAATGAAGAGCAATACTTGAAAAGTATTATAAACGAAGCCAATGAGAAGGGATTAACTTTTATTTCCGATAGAGATGCAAGGGCAACTGGTGGTGCTCATCCATATGCTCATTTATGGGACAATGGCAAAGATCCAGTAGTTCAACTAAACCATTTGCTCA
This is a stretch of genomic DNA from Marivirga harenae. It encodes these proteins:
- a CDS encoding nucleoid-structuring protein H-NS: MNKLKSIFRLSALCLILSAGLFACKSSKKVADASKDTATTEEQQEKPDNVSVNLGEAGTSENAKDKKISEEELSRKLSEYFNAIANSSDNTAQANRNINEAKSMFASPDVPVLIIINESADGLKDYDQPTNILDYMNYLKDQGKNLNEIYKVKTNDKGRIMELELIRK
- a CDS encoding zinc-dependent metalloprotease: MKHYFYIFILLFAVSCNALKNNQTTEPELSKYDKLIKGKEKFSGFINYYWDPEKGKIYLEIDKLNEELIYVTYLSAGLGSNDIGLDRGQIGNSKIIKFEKIGNKIMVFEPNYKFRANTDNAAEKKAVKDAFSHSIIHGFEIEASNDWSHLVDATDFFIRDAHGVSKRLKQSNEGAFSLDKSRSVFNIEGSGNFPENTELDFWISFNGEAKGREIYSVTPDADNITVRQHHSFVQLPDDGYQPRKFDPRAGYFGTTYKDYAVPINEDINQRLINRHRLQKKEPAAAKSEAVEPIIYYLDPGTPEPVRSALLDGARWWNQAFEAAGYKNAFQVEMLPEGVDPLDIRYNVIQWVHRSSRGWSYGASVTDPRTGEIIKGHVSLGSLRVRQDFLIAEGLLAPYDKTGKNDAMEAMALARIRQLSAHEIGHTIGLAHSYSSSTENDASVMDYPHPNVELDEKGNITLDNAYAENIGLWDKYAIRYGYEEIPSGKNEEQYLKSIINEANEKGLTFISDRDARATGGAHPYAHLWDNGKDPVVQLNHLLNVRQKALSKFGENVIQYDKPLAQIQEALIPIYFLHRYQAEATSKLIGGLDYSYKMRDDNLKEMRIVPAEWQLEAANSLANSVTAENLALPEQLLNTLYPRPLGYYDGRELLNGRTGLTFDAIGAAEQASSMVFDLLMHPQRLSRLVEYHARDKKYPGIQETMDIFQATLFSSKVNNDYQEAIQLTTQSVFVNKLMSSVQKGSLSPLARAELLVVLRDISSKLSKPNYRDSKLKKAQNQMLATQIKLFMESPEEYDIAPIPALPPGSPIGSCDY
- the floA gene encoding flotillin-like protein FloA (flotillin-like protein involved in membrane lipid rafts), translating into MALNSIILLVAILVGIWLFLFIFPVNIWITAIFSGVKINLLELVFMRFRKVPPVLIANSMINATKAGILDVTTEEMETHYLANGNLPNVIKALIVADKANLRLTFKQATAIDLAGRDVLQAVQVSVTPYVIIVPAITGVSLDGIQLVAVARVTVRTNLERLVGGAGEETIKARVGQGVISCIGTAKTYYEVLENPENISKKVLADGLDSGTAFEILSIDIADIDIGKNIGAFLQIDQAAADLNIAKAKAEKRRAMAVALEQEMLARVQKAKASVIKAEAEIPVALSGAFRTGRFY